AAGGCTTCGTTGATCTCCACCAGATCGATGTCCGCCATGCGCAGGCCGGCGCGGTCGAGCAGCTTGCGGGTGGCGTGGAGCGGGCCCATGCCCATGATTTCCGGCGGGCAGCCGACCACGGCGACCGCCTTGATACGCGCGAGGATGCCCAGGCCGTGGGCGCGGGCGAAGTCCTCGCTGCACACCAGTACCGCCGCCGCGCCGTCGGTGAGCGGCGAGGCAGTACCGGCGGTCACGCTGCCGCCAAAGGCGGGCTTGAGCTGGGCGAGCCCGTCGAGGCTGGTGCCGGGGCGAATGCAGCCATCTTCGCTGACTACCCCGGCAGGCGTATCGATGGCGACGATTTCGCCGGCCAGCAGCCCCTGTTCACGGGCGCGGGCGGCCTTGGCGTGGGACCCTGCCGCAAGGGTTTCCTGGTCCGCGCGGGAGATGCCGAAGCGCTCGGCGACGATCTCGGCGGTTTGTCCCATTGGCATATAGGCCTGCGGGAACTCGGCCAGCAAGCGCGGGTTCGGCGAGACATTGAAGCCACCCATTGGCACGCGGGTCATGGACTCCACTCCGGCGCAGATGAAGGCGTCGCCGGCGCCGAGCTGGATTTGCCCGGCGGCGAAGTGTATGGCCGTCATCGACGAGCCGCAGAAACGGTTCACCGTCGCGCCGGCCACGCTTTCCGGCAGACCGGCGAGGAAGCCGGTGATGCGTGCCAGGTTCATGCCCTGTTCGGCTTCGGGGTAGGCGCAGCCCATGATCAGATCCTCGATCAGGCTGGCATCAAGACCACTGCGCTCCACCAGGCCTCTCACCGTTCGGGCGGCCAGTTCGTCCGGGCGCACATCGACCAACGCGCCCTTTTTCGCGAAGTGGAAGGGGGAGCGGGCGTAACCCGCGATGACCACGGATGTCATGGTGATTCTCCTTCAGTGAAACGCTATCAGCGCCCGAGGATCAGGCAGGTAGTGGAGCCGGTGGCGTAGAGCCGGCCGTCCACATCGTAGAGACGCCCTTCGGCCAGGGCCGTCGATCGTCCGAGGTGAATCAGCGTGCCTTCGGCGCGGATCGGCCCGGTATCACGGGTCAGCGCGCGGATGTAGCTGATGCGCAGGTCGGTGGTTGTGTAGCCCAGGCCCGGTTCGAGCATGGTGTGCACTGCGCAACCCATC
The Pseudomonas triclosanedens DNA segment above includes these coding regions:
- a CDS encoding thiolase family protein, which produces MTMTSVVIAGYARSPFHFAKKGALVDVRPDELAARTVRGLVERSGLDASLIEDLIMGCAYPEAEQGMNLARITGFLAGLPESVAGATVNRFCGSSMTAIHFAAGQIQLGAGDAFICAGVESMTRVPMGGFNVSPNPRLLAEFPQAYMPMGQTAEIVAERFGISRADQETLAAGSHAKAARAREQGLLAGEIVAIDTPAGVVSEDGCIRPGTSLDGLAQLKPAFGGSVTAGTASPLTDGAAAVLVCSEDFARAHGLGILARIKAVAVVGCPPEIMGMGPLHATRKLLDRAGLRMADIDLVEINEAFASQALACLRGLELDVDRVNLHGGAIAIGHPLGATGARITGKAAALLKESGGRYAIATQCIGGGQGVATLLEAVR